Proteins from a genomic interval of Clostridium sp. AN503:
- a CDS encoding DUF1622 domain-containing protein, giving the protein MLLLNYIEDVFQIIVQYGILFLECAGVAVLLLTAAKSVIGCIKKDPGVRLMLAQGIALSLEFKLGGEVLRTVIVREWSELAILGAVIVLRGALTFLIHWEIKTEESRING; this is encoded by the coding sequence ATGCTTCTTCTAAACTACATTGAAGATGTTTTTCAGATTATTGTGCAGTACGGAATCCTGTTCCTGGAATGCGCAGGAGTGGCAGTTCTGCTGCTGACAGCTGCAAAAAGTGTGATAGGATGTATCAAAAAAGATCCCGGAGTCAGGTTGATGCTGGCGCAGGGGATCGCCCTTTCCCTGGAATTTAAGCTTGGCGGCGAGGTGCTCCGTACAGTCATTGTGCGTGAATGGAGTGAACTTGCCATATTGGGGGCGGTGATCGTTCTGAGAGGCGCTTTGACCTTCCTGATCCACTGGGAGATCAAAACAGAGGAATCGCGGATCAATGGATGA
- the alaS gene encoding alanine--tRNA ligase, whose product MFLEFFESKGHLAMKSFSLVPHNDNSLLLINSGMAPLKPYFTGQEIPPRNRVTTCQKCIRTGDIENIGKTARHGTFFEMLGNFSFGDYFKTDAIHWSWEFLTEVVGLDPDRLYPSVYLDDDEAFDIWNKEIGIPAERIFRFGKEDNFWEHGAGPCGPCSEIYYDRGEKYGCGKPDCTVGCECDRYIEVWNNVFTQFESDGKGNYTELAHKNIDTGMGLERLAVVVQDVDSLFTVDTNKALLDEVCALAHTEYLADARTDISLRIIADHVKSCTFMISDGIMPSNEGRGYVLRRLLRRAARHGRLLGIEGGFMPELSKTVIALSKDGYPELEEKKAMILKVLAQEEEKFNKTIDQGLAILTDMEADMAAKGETVLSGENAFKLYDTYGFPLDLTIEILEEKNMTVDEAGFQAAMKEQREKARAARKTTNYMGADVTVYQSIPAEITSTFVGYDRLAHDSRITVLTTDTEIVEALTDGQAGTVITCETPFYGTMGGQSGDHGMIVGADGTFRVEDTIHLQGGKIGHVGKMVSGMLTTGENVTLSVDAESRRSTEKNHSATHLLQKALRTVLGEHVEQAGSLVTPDRLRFDFTHFSAMTAEEIKKVEELVNQEIQEGLDVVTQEMSLDEAKKTGAMALFGEKYGEKVRVVKMGDFSTELCGGTHVGNTGAIHAFKIISEAGIAAGVRRIEALTGDGLMAHYQKVEEELHEAARTAKTSPSELKSRIESMMEELKSLHAENEKLKSKLAKDSLGDVMSQVKDINGVKVLATKVADVDMNGLRGLGDQLKEKLGDGVIVLASVQGDKVNLMATATDAAQAKGAHAGNLIKAIASLVGGGGGGRPNMAQAGGKNPAGVDAALLKAYEVAAEQIH is encoded by the coding sequence ATGTTCCTGGAGTTCTTTGAGAGCAAGGGTCATCTGGCGATGAAAAGTTTTTCCCTGGTACCGCATAATGACAACAGTCTGTTGCTGATCAATTCCGGCATGGCGCCCTTAAAGCCCTATTTTACTGGGCAGGAGATCCCGCCGCGCAACCGCGTGACCACATGCCAGAAATGTATCCGTACCGGAGATATTGAGAATATCGGAAAGACTGCCCGTCACGGCACCTTTTTTGAAATGCTGGGCAACTTCTCATTCGGAGATTATTTTAAGACGGATGCCATCCATTGGTCCTGGGAGTTTTTGACCGAGGTGGTGGGGCTGGATCCGGATCGTCTCTATCCGTCTGTTTATCTGGATGACGATGAGGCTTTTGATATCTGGAACAAGGAGATCGGCATTCCGGCGGAACGGATCTTCCGCTTTGGCAAGGAAGACAACTTCTGGGAGCATGGAGCAGGTCCCTGCGGACCCTGTTCCGAGATCTATTATGACCGCGGTGAAAAGTACGGCTGCGGCAAGCCGGATTGTACTGTAGGCTGCGAGTGCGACCGCTACATTGAGGTGTGGAACAACGTATTCACCCAGTTTGAGAGTGACGGCAAGGGGAATTATACCGAGCTTGCCCATAAGAATATTGATACCGGTATGGGGCTGGAGCGTCTGGCAGTTGTTGTTCAGGACGTGGATTCCCTGTTTACGGTGGATACCAACAAGGCGCTTCTGGATGAGGTGTGCGCCCTGGCCCACACGGAGTACCTTGCTGATGCCAGGACAGATATCTCCCTTCGTATTATTGCAGACCATGTGAAGTCCTGCACCTTTATGATATCCGACGGCATTATGCCGTCCAACGAAGGACGCGGATACGTGCTGCGCCGTCTTCTGCGCCGTGCGGCGAGACACGGGAGACTGCTTGGCATTGAAGGCGGATTCATGCCGGAATTGTCTAAAACGGTGATTGCTCTTTCCAAGGACGGTTATCCGGAGCTGGAAGAGAAGAAAGCGATGATCCTCAAGGTCCTTGCCCAGGAGGAGGAGAAGTTTAACAAAACCATCGATCAGGGTCTTGCAATCCTTACGGATATGGAAGCGGATATGGCTGCCAAAGGGGAGACCGTACTTTCCGGAGAAAATGCATTTAAGCTCTATGATACCTATGGGTTCCCGCTGGATCTGACCATCGAGATCCTGGAGGAGAAGAACATGACGGTGGACGAGGCCGGATTCCAGGCTGCCATGAAGGAGCAGCGTGAAAAAGCACGTGCAGCCCGCAAGACCACCAACTACATGGGGGCCGATGTGACGGTCTACCAGTCTATCCCGGCTGAGATCACGTCCACATTTGTGGGATATGACCGCCTGGCACATGATTCCAGGATCACGGTACTGACCACGGATACAGAGATCGTGGAAGCTCTGACGGATGGACAGGCAGGCACTGTGATCACCTGTGAGACTCCGTTTTATGGTACTATGGGAGGACAGAGCGGCGACCACGGTATGATCGTGGGTGCGGACGGCACCTTCCGGGTGGAGGATACTATTCATTTGCAGGGCGGCAAGATCGGCCATGTAGGGAAGATGGTTTCCGGCATGCTGACCACAGGAGAGAACGTGACCTTGAGCGTAGATGCGGAGAGCCGCCGTTCCACAGAGAAGAACCACAGCGCGACGCATCTGCTGCAGAAGGCGCTTCGCACCGTGCTGGGCGAACACGTTGAGCAGGCCGGTTCTCTGGTCACTCCGGACAGGCTGCGCTTCGACTTTACTCATTTCTCTGCCATGACAGCAGAAGAGATTAAGAAGGTTGAGGAGCTGGTCAATCAAGAGATTCAGGAAGGCCTGGATGTTGTAACACAGGAGATGAGTCTGGATGAAGCGAAGAAAACGGGCGCTATGGCGCTGTTTGGCGAAAAATACGGCGAGAAGGTTCGTGTGGTTAAAATGGGCGACTTCTCTACAGAGCTTTGCGGCGGTACTCACGTTGGCAATACTGGTGCGATCCACGCATTCAAGATCATTTCAGAGGCAGGTATCGCAGCCGGGGTCCGCAGGATCGAGGCGCTGACCGGAGACGGTCTGATGGCCCATTATCAGAAGGTGGAAGAGGAACTGCATGAGGCAGCCAGGACTGCCAAGACAAGCCCTTCTGAGTTAAAGAGCAGGATCGAATCCATGATGGAGGAGCTGAAGAGCCTCCATGCCGAGAATGAAAAGTTAAAGAGTAAACTTGCCAAGGATTCCTTAGGCGACGTTATGAGCCAGGTGAAAGATATAAACGGCGTCAAGGTCCTTGCCACGAAGGTAGCCGACGTGGATATGAACGGGCTGCGCGGTTTAGGCGACCAGCTCAAGGAGAAGCTGGGCGACGGCGTGATCGTGCTGGCATCCGTACAGGGGGATAAAGTGAACCTGATGGCAACAGCTACCGATGCCGCACAGGCAAAGGGCGCTCACGCAGGCAATCTGATCAAGGCGATCGCTTCCCTTGTAGGCGGCGGTGGCGGCGGACGTCCGAACATGGCGCAGGCTGGAGGCAAGAATCCGGCAGGCGTGGACGCGGCGCTTTTAAAAGCTTATGAGGTGGCTGCGGAGCAGATCCACTAA
- the rpsU gene encoding 30S ribosomal protein S21 — MSNVIVKENETLDSALRRFKRNCAKAGIQQEIRKREHYEKPSVRRKKKSEAARKRKFN, encoded by the coding sequence ATGTCAAACGTTATCGTTAAAGAAAACGAGACTCTGGACAGCGCATTACGCAGATTCAAAAGAAACTGCGCTAAGGCGGGTATTCAGCAGGAGATTCGTAAGAGAGAGCATTACGAAAAACCAAGCGTAAGACGCAAGAAAAAGTCTGAAGCTGCAAGAAAACGTAAATTTAACTAA
- a CDS encoding YabP/YqfC family sporulation protein — protein MFDQIKITAADSLKLPKDVVLGEVLVSFVGRYSVTIENYRGILIYDDKTVKLQAKHCKLQIHGKRLHIDYYNHDEMKISGQIQSMCFED, from the coding sequence TTGTTTGATCAGATTAAAATAACGGCGGCGGACAGTCTGAAGCTGCCGAAGGATGTGGTCCTGGGAGAGGTGCTGGTCTCCTTTGTAGGACGTTACAGCGTGACCATTGAAAATTACCGGGGAATCCTGATATATGATGACAAGACCGTTAAGCTCCAGGCGAAGCACTGCAAGCTGCAGATTCACGGGAAACGGCTTCATATCGATTATTATAACCATGACGAGATGAAGATAAGCGGACAGATACAGTCGATGTGTTTTGAAGATTGA
- a CDS encoding sporulation protein YqfD, translating to MKQAVMRYTGGYLRIRLVGFSPERFLNLCMANQIVIWDLRYQDNGYQFLVTVKDYRRVRPLVKKAQVHLRIMGRYGLPFFLHQNRRRKLYAAGVAAFFLILFIMSRFIWNITLDGNYHFTDDTLLHYLDSLDIRYGTVKSGIDCDALEESIRSQYPEIIWVSARISGTRLMIKVKENEVMGTIPVREDTPQDLVADKSGVITRMVVRRGKAQVAVGDAVEAGQVLVSGTIPIYNDAEELVNCQYVHADADIYAQTEAGYTEKLSHFVTERSYNGKVRHGLRLRFPGLSFLWMLPSGKETLWEMTGRYEQVTVCGDFYLPIWIDQITARQYENYERTRTQSELETIKNQINDSKIQNLLEKGVQIIENDVKILDKSSGWEIQGSFILEEKVGTGQDIPQNMNEEEEQTTDQ from the coding sequence GTGAAACAGGCTGTTATGCGTTATACAGGCGGATATCTCCGGATCCGTCTGGTTGGATTTTCGCCGGAGCGTTTTTTGAACCTGTGCATGGCAAACCAGATCGTGATCTGGGATCTTCGTTATCAGGACAATGGTTACCAGTTTCTGGTCACGGTGAAGGATTACCGCCGTGTGCGTCCGCTGGTGAAGAAGGCACAGGTCCATTTGAGGATTATGGGAAGGTACGGACTTCCTTTTTTTTTACACCAGAATCGAAGGAGGAAGCTGTATGCCGCAGGGGTTGCAGCATTCTTCCTCATACTTTTTATCATGTCAAGGTTCATATGGAATATCACGTTGGACGGGAATTACCATTTTACGGATGACACCCTGCTGCACTATCTGGATTCGCTGGATATCCGGTACGGCACGGTGAAATCCGGGATCGACTGCGACGCGCTGGAGGAATCAATCCGCAGCCAGTACCCTGAGATCATATGGGTATCCGCACGGATCTCAGGAACCCGCCTGATGATCAAGGTCAAGGAAAATGAGGTGATGGGGACGATTCCTGTCAGGGAGGACACGCCGCAGGACCTGGTGGCTGACAAATCCGGCGTCATCACAAGAATGGTTGTCCGCAGAGGAAAAGCACAGGTTGCCGTCGGGGATGCGGTGGAGGCGGGACAGGTTTTGGTCAGCGGGACCATCCCGATCTACAATGATGCGGAAGAACTGGTCAACTGCCAGTATGTGCATGCAGATGCGGATATTTATGCGCAGACCGAGGCAGGATATACAGAAAAGCTGTCCCATTTTGTGACGGAACGCTCTTATAACGGCAAGGTCCGTCATGGCCTGCGGCTGCGTTTTCCCGGCCTCTCCTTTCTCTGGATGCTGCCGTCCGGGAAGGAGACTCTCTGGGAGATGACCGGTCGGTATGAACAGGTGACGGTGTGCGGTGATTTTTATCTGCCCATATGGATCGATCAGATCACGGCGCGCCAGTATGAGAATTATGAGCGGACCCGGACCCAGTCGGAACTGGAAACCATAAAAAATCAAATAAATGACAGTAAAATTCAAAATTTATTGGAAAAAGGGGTACAAATAATTGAAAATGATGTTAAAATATTAGATAAGAGTTCCGG